DNA sequence from the Vicia villosa cultivar HV-30 ecotype Madison, WI linkage group LG3, Vvil1.0, whole genome shotgun sequence genome:
AAAATGTAGCTTTTCCTTTCAATTACTCACTTGCTCCACTTACAATGGGTATTGGAGGACCCACTTTGAAAACATTAGCCTACTTTCCATGATAGAAACGTAGAAACAATATTTGTTGTTTTTTCACTTTGATTTTCTTTATTATCATATTAAGTATGAATAACGAAGAATGGATATTCAAGTTAAAAGTCATACAGGACATTTTCCTTATAAATGtgatgtcaaaaaaaaaaaaaccattttgatTCATTACATCTTTGTTAGAGAGTTAAAACCATTAGAGTAAAAGGTTATAGCAATTCTTAAATCTAATATTTGGCACAACTTCTTTGATATCCCCACAGTAGGAGTTCTCTTTATTTCAAtgcttaattttgaaaaaaaaatacaagatatcagcatcaagaaggTACAAGATCATCATCCCAGGGAAATTATGTACAACTAAGAGATGTATTGACTACTTATTGGAAACCTAAATTGCTCAATGATACAGTGAGTTAAGGATTGCATCAACCAAGCCATTATTCTAAAAAACAGCTTCCCCCGTGATCTATCAGATGCTTCAGATCACAGAAACACTGTACAAAAAATAtgcaaatgaagaaaaaagaaaaaaatatatcttCAGGGAAGGAGGCTTCAGTTGAAACAATTAAATTAGAATCACTTCCTAGTTCCTACCCAACCTATCCAAATGCTTCTGGTGCTTCACTTCAGCTGCCTTATTAGCAGCTTCCCTTTTCTGTGCCCTCTTTGCACGTCTTCCTGTCATAACTTTTGGAGACTCTTGCTCTTTCTTCTTTGGCTCGCGCGATGAACTTGCTCCTGAGTCCTGGAAGCTTGGTCGATGGACCGGCCGAGCTTCTTGACGCCCAGCCCTTACAAAACCGTTGTCTCCCCATCTACGGTTGCCAAGCCGGACATTTGCTGAAGCACCATAGTAAGCCTCATCATCATCTAGATCATCGTCAGCTTCTTCATACTGATAATAATAGTCTTCTATCTCATAGATATCTTCTTCAACAACTGGACGCTCTTCAACAGCTAATGGCTTGAACCACTTGGCCCGAAGTAGGAGGCAAACACTTTCATCGAACATGTAATCCTGAATACTGCCAAGCATAAAAGGTCATGCAGTTAGCATACAATTTCAGCCACTTCTCTGAACTAAGCATGCATTGAGATTATTGTCAAAGAGAAATTGAGATGTCAAAAAGGAAAATAATGCAACAT
Encoded proteins:
- the LOC131662519 gene encoding uncharacterized protein LOC131662519, whose product is MSSSLGKIQDLHLLPKDLHNLSIKDLGEKVSDEEENHPVGFGKHGGICAICLEVIVLQETALVKGCEHAYCVTCILHWATYSKKVTCPQCKHPFEFLAVHRTLDGSIQDYMFDESVCLLLRAKWFKPLAVEERPVVEEDIYEIEDYYYQYEEADDDLDDDEAYYGASANVRLGNRRWGDNGFVRAGRQEARPVHRPSFQDSGASSSREPKKKEQESPKVMTGRRAKRAQKREAANKAAEVKHQKHLDRLGRN